A DNA window from Zingiber officinale cultivar Zhangliang chromosome 3A, Zo_v1.1, whole genome shotgun sequence contains the following coding sequences:
- the LOC122052095 gene encoding pentatricopeptide repeat-containing protein At1g80270, mitochondrial-like yields MAKRRIPLLNRVLVAKAVPPSEARAVLLLPEKITKCDYGVVVGTEVCDKNGNLNPVKNDYSLLLSEDHGWTELKLRDKRSNCIGFPTLSETVRSSTLKHGERLYSEGSNINSSSIQLKSYTRGPISLKPVLWSRYLSSKAGANSGDKEDDLEDGFSDLEVPLESVDSVDGSCKEDDEELISEGELSEEYDESAVSSLDLVDVEASEGGAKKERLRLSHSPIFQIIMDTPRNSLTRTLDKYVEEGKSLGRDEISLAVYNLRKRRVYPMALQFVEWLEASKKIEFVERDYASHLDLIAKVNGLQKAEKYIDKIPECFRNEVVYGALLANYVAAVNVKKAEEVFDKIRDLHLPITAFACNQLLLLYKRVARKKIADVLFMMEKENIKPTLFTYKILVDVKGTFCDISGIEQIMELMKSESVEPDLMIKSSVAKAYVLAGLKEKAEAALKEIESDGIQENRYICKVLLPLYAALGKADDVARIWKVCDTKPYLGECIAAIVAWGKLGQIEKAEEVFEKMVETWNFSSKYYGAMLKVYANHKLLAKGKELVNRMSESRYRNGPFNWNALVNFYVESGEVQKADLVLHEAFHQSKIRPLYGSFITVMNQYAKRGDIHNAEKIFHMLKQFGYASRVKQYQSLLQTYVNAKTPAYGFLERMKADNMFPNKAMSAQLMANDALRKSLILKLLD; encoded by the exons ATGGCGAAGCGTCGGATTCCTTTGCTCAACCGTGTTCTGGTGGCGAAGGCCGTCCCTCCCTCCGAGGCACGCGCCGTTCTCCTTCTCccggagaagataactaag TGTGATTATGGAGTAGTAGTAGGCACTGAGGTATGTGATAAAAATGGAAATCTTAATCCTGTGAAGAATGACTACTCTCTTCTTCTGTCAGAGGATCATGGGTGGACTGAGCTGAAGCTGAGGGACAAAAG GAGCAACTGCATTGGTTTTCCTACCTTGAGCGAAACTGTACGCAGTAGTACTTTAAAGCATGGAGAGCGCTTGTACTCAGAAGGCTCTAATATAAATAGCAGCTCAATTCAACTGAAGTCATATACACGTGGGCCCATTTCTCTGAAACCTGTCCTCTGGAGTCGATATTTATCTTCTAAGGCTGGAGCAAATTCAGGTGATAAGGAAGACGATCTAGAAGATGGGTTTTCCGATCTGGAGGTACCACTGGAATCTGTTGATTCTGTGGATGGTTCATgcaaagaagatgatgaagagctCATTTCCGAAGGGGAGTTATCTGAAGAATATGATGAATCTGCAGTTAGTTCACTCGACTTGGTAGATGTTGAAGCAAGTGAAGGTGGGGCAAAAAAGGAGCGGTTAAGGCTCTCACATTCTCCAATTTTCCAGATAATAATGGACACTCCAAGGAATTCTTTAACGAGAACACTTGATAAGTATGTTGAGGAAGGGAAATCTCTTGGGAGAGATGAGATATCTCTTGCTGTGTATAATCTGAGGAAGCGACGTGTTTACCCAATGGCACTGCAG TTTGTTGAATGGCTAGAAGCTAGTAAGAAAATTGAATTCGTCGAGAGGGACTACGCTTCTCATTTGGATTTGATTGCAAAGGTTAATGGTCTACAAAAGGCTGAAAAGTACATCGATAAAATCCCAGAATGTTTCAGGAATGAGGTGGTTTACGGAGCTTTGTTGGCTAATTATGTTGCTGCTGTTAATGTCAAGAAAGCAGAAGAAGTGTTTGACAAAATCAGAGATCTCCATCTTCCAATCACAGCTTTTGCTTGTAACCAGTTGTTGCTGCTCTACAAACGGGTAGCCCGGAAAAAGATTGCTGATGTACTCTTTATGATGGAAAAGGAAAATATAAAACCTACGCTCTTCACTTATAAGATACTAGTCGATGTTAAAGGCACATTCTGTGACATATCGGGTATTGAGCAAATTATGGAGCTGATGAAATCTGAAAGTGTGGAACCTGATTTGATGATCAAGTCCTCGGTTGCAAAAGCTTACGTATTAGCTGGTTTGAAGGAAAAAGCAGAAGCAGCATTGAAAGAGATTGAAAGTGATGGCATCCAGGAGAATCGCTACATTTGCAAAGTTCTTCTCCCTCTGTATGCTGCCTTGGGCAAAGCAGACGATGTTGCTAGAATATGGAAAGTGTGCGATACAAAACCTTATCTGGGTGAGTGCATAGCTGCAATAGTGGCTTGGGGTAAGCTTGGGCAAATCGAAAAGGCGGAGGAAGTCTTCGAGAAGATGGTCGAGACTTggaatttttcttccaagtacTACGGCGCCATGTTAAAGGTTTATGCAAACCACAAGCTGTTGGCCAAAGGAAAGGAACTGGTTAATCGGATGTCTGAAAGCAGATACCGAAATGGTCCTTTCAATTGGAATGCACTTGTGAACTTTTACGTCGAATCAGGGGAGGTGCAGAAAGCGGACTTGGTATTGCACGAGGCTTTTCACCAAAGCAAGATTAGACCTCTCTATGGCTCTTTTATAACCGTAATGAATCAATATGCTAAAAGGGGCGATATCCATAATGCCGAAAAGATTTTCCACATGCTGAAGCAGTTCGGCTATGCCAGTAGAGTCAAGCAATACCAGTCTCTGCTCCAGACCTATGTGAATGCAAAGACACCTGCCTATGGCTTCTTGGAACGCATGAAAGCGGACAACATGTTCCCTAACAAGGCTATGTCCGCACAACTGATGGCTAACGATGCATTGAGGAAGAGTCTGATCTTGAAGTTGCTTGATTGA
- the LOC122052096 gene encoding 60S ribosomal protein L17-1-like isoform X1 — MCFPLPLQGLRIGGCKELSAVMVKYSRDPSNPTKSAKAMGHDLRVHFKNTQETAHAVRKLPLSKAKRYLQDVIAHKQAIPFRRFCRGVGRTAQAKNRHPNGQGRWPVKSARFILDLLKNAESNAEVKGLDVDVLYISHIQVNQAQKQRRRTYRAHGRINPYMSSPCHIELILSEKEEAVKKEPEAQLATTKPRKA, encoded by the exons ATGTGCTTCCCCCTCCCGCTGCAGGGGCTCAGAATCGGAGGTTGCAAAGAATTATCTGCAGTCATG GTGAAGTACTCGAGAGATCCTTCCAACCCTACCAAGT CTGCCAAGGCCATGGGTCATGACTTGAGGGTTCACTTCAAG AACACTCAAGAAACTGCCCATGCAGTGAGAAAGCTACCTTTATCCAAGGCAAAACGATATCTCCAGGATGTAATTGCCCACAAGCAGGCTATTCCCTTCCGGAGGTTTTGCAGAGGGGTGGGTCGAACTGCTCAGGCCAAAAACAGGCACCCGAATGGGCAGGGTCGGTGGCCTGTGAAATCTGCTAGATTCATTTTGGATCTGCTTAAAAATGCTGAAAGCAATGCTGAA GTGAAGGGCTTGGATGTTGATGTACTTTACATCTCACACATTCAGGTGAACCAAGCCCAGAAACAAAGGCGCAGGACGTATCGGGCTCATGGAAGGATCAATC CTTACATGTCCTCTCCATGCCACATTGAACTCATATTGTCTGAGAAGGAAGAAGCTGTGAAGAAAGAG CCTGAGGCCCAGCTAGCTACCACCAAGCCAAGAAAAGCTTGA
- the LOC122052096 gene encoding 60S ribosomal protein L17-2-like isoform X2, producing the protein MGHDLRVHFKNTQETAHAVRKLPLSKAKRYLQDVIAHKQAIPFRRFCRGVGRTAQAKNRHPNGQGRWPVKSARFILDLLKNAESNAEVKGLDVDVLYISHIQVNQAQKQRRRTYRAHGRINPYMSSPCHIELILSEKEEAVKKEPEAQLATTKPRKA; encoded by the exons ATGGGTCATGACTTGAGGGTTCACTTCAAG AACACTCAAGAAACTGCCCATGCAGTGAGAAAGCTACCTTTATCCAAGGCAAAACGATATCTCCAGGATGTAATTGCCCACAAGCAGGCTATTCCCTTCCGGAGGTTTTGCAGAGGGGTGGGTCGAACTGCTCAGGCCAAAAACAGGCACCCGAATGGGCAGGGTCGGTGGCCTGTGAAATCTGCTAGATTCATTTTGGATCTGCTTAAAAATGCTGAAAGCAATGCTGAA GTGAAGGGCTTGGATGTTGATGTACTTTACATCTCACACATTCAGGTGAACCAAGCCCAGAAACAAAGGCGCAGGACGTATCGGGCTCATGGAAGGATCAATC CTTACATGTCCTCTCCATGCCACATTGAACTCATATTGTCTGAGAAGGAAGAAGCTGTGAAGAAAGAG CCTGAGGCCCAGCTAGCTACCACCAAGCCAAGAAAAGCTTGA